One segment of Desmodus rotundus isolate HL8 chromosome 6, HLdesRot8A.1, whole genome shotgun sequence DNA contains the following:
- the SFXN1 gene encoding sideroflexin-1 — protein MSGELPPNINIKEPRWDQSTFLGRASHFFTVTDPRNILLTDEQLENARKVVHDYGQGVIPPGLTENELWRAKYIYDSAFHPDTGEKMVLIGRMSAQVPMNMTITGCMMTFYRTTPAVLFWQWVNQSFNAVVNYTNRSGDAPLTVNELGTAYVSATTGAVVTALGLNALTKHVSPLIGRFVPFAAVAAANCINIPLMRQRELKVGIPITDEQGARLGESAHAAKQAITQVVISRILMAAPGMATPPFIMNTLEKKAFLKRFPWMSAPIQVGLVGFCLVFATPLCCALFPQKSSMSVTSLEAELQAKIRETHPELQRVYFNKGL, from the exons ATGTCTGGGGAACTCCCACCGAACATTAACATCAAAGAGCCTCGATGGGATCAAAGCACTTTTTTGGGACGAGCCAGCCACTTCTTCACTGTAACGGACCCCAGGAATATCCTGCTCACCGACGAACAACTAGAGAACGCCCGAAAAGTCGTGCACGATTACGG ACAAGGAGTTATTCCGCCGGGTCTCACAGAAAATGAACTGTGGAGAGCAAAGTACATCTATGACTCAGCTTTTCATCCCGACACCGGCGAAAAGATGGTTTTGATAGGACGAATGTCGGCTCAGGTTCCCATGAACATGACCATCACAGGCTGTATGATGACGTTTTATAG GACCACGCCGGCGGTGCTGTTCTGGCAGTGGGTCAACCAGTCCTTCAACGCCGTGGTCAATTACACCAACAGGAGTGGAGACGCGCCCCTCACTGTGAA TGAACTGGGCACGGCCTACGTGTCTGCGACGACCGGCGCTGTGGTGACCGCTCTAGGACTCAACGCGCTGACCAAG CACGTGTCGCCGCTCATAGGACGTTTCGTGCCCTTCGCCGCGGTAGCCGCCGCCAACTGCATCAACATCCCGCTCATGAGGCAAAG GGAACTCAAGGTTGGCATTCCCATCACGGATGAACAGGGGGCCCGCCTGGGTGAGTCGGCACACGCAGCGAAACAAGCCATCACACAGGTGGTCATCTCCAGGATCCTCATGGCGGCCCCCGGCATGG CCACCCCCCCGTTCATCATGAACACCTTGGAGAAGAAAGCCTTCCTGAAG AGGTTCCCATGGATGAGTGCGCCCATTCAAGTTGGACTGGTTGGCTTCTG tttGGTATTTGCTACGCCTCTGTGCTGTGCTCTCTTTCCTCAGAAAAG